In Candidatus Eisenbacteria bacterium, the DNA window TCAGCACCGTGTAAGGCATCACCTCAGGCAGCAGCACCGGCGGTGCCGTCGCGCGGCCGTTCTCGAATGCGAGCAACCAGTACACCTGGTCGAACAACAGGAACACCAGCCGTTCGCCACGCGCCGAACGCCGCGCATTCTCGTCCACTACGATTTTCGAGATCGCTCGCAGCACTTCGGGGTCCATCGTGGTGCCGGTCGGATTGAGCGGAGTCGAGAGCGAGATCAGCTGCACGTCGCCGATCACAGACGCGACCTGCTCGGGCGTGGGGTGGAACGCATGCTCGCGCGTGACTTCCAGCGGCAGCGGCCTGGCGCCGGCCAGATACGCATAGTGGTTGTTGTTCCACGACGGCACCGGGAACGCCACTGCGTCACCCCGATCGAGCAGCGCCAGGTAGCTGGCATAGATGAGCGGTCGCGCACCGCCCGCGATCACGACCGATTCGATCGGGTAGTCGAGCCCGAGCTCGCGCTTGAAGAACCGCGCGACCGACTGACGCAGCTCGAGCACTCCGTTGGACGGCGGGTAGTTCGAGTGTCCGGCGGCCAGTGCTCTCGGGATTCCTTCGAGCAGCGCCTTCGGCAGAGGAAACTCGCGCGGATCGAAGTCGCCGACCGTGAGATTGCAGACCGGAGTGCCCGATGCGACCAGCGCGCGCACCTCGGCGGCGATGCGCAACACCTCGGAGCCGATCAGCCCACGCGCGAGCTTCGAGAGCGAAGCGTCGGTGACGTCGCCGGCGGCAGACGCGGTGCGGGCGTCCGGGCTCACGCGCTTCGCTCGCCCTCGACCACGATGCGCGACAGATCCCAGCCGCGCAGGAACAGATCGCGTACCTCGGACAGCAGGCGCAGGCGATTGAGCCGCAGCCCGGCGTCTTCGGCGTTGACCATCACGGCGTCGAAGAAGCCGTGGATCGCGGTCTCGAGGCCGAGCAGCTCCGGCAGGATGAGATCGTACCCGCGCTTTTCCCAGAGTGGAGCGGTCACCTTGCGCGCCCGCTCGAGTGCCGCCAGCAGCTCGCGTTCGGCCGGTTCGGTGAGCCGCGCGGCATCGAGTGACGGCGGCAGCGTCTCGGTCGACTTGGTGAGAATGTTCGCGACCCGCTTGAACAGCACCACGAGCGGCTCGAAGCGCGGATCGGAGCGAAACGCGGCCAGGGTTCGCGCGCGCGTCAGGCAATCGCTCGGATCTACCCAGCCCGGGCGCGGCCGTGGCGCGCCCTCCATGACGATCTGGGCTTCGAGCGCGGCTTCGCGCGTGTCGTAGGCGATACCGCGCTCCTCGAGTGCGGCATCCACGCGACCGCGCCAGAACTCGCCCAGCTTCTTCACGATCTCGGCCTGCGCGAGCTCCGGATCGGCGGCGAACAGCACGCGCGTCATCTCCATGGTGGCGGCGCGCAGGTCGAGGTTCCAGCCGCGCTCGATCAGCAGTCGCAGCGCACCGTTCGCTGCGCGACGCACGCCATACGGGTCTTCGCTCCCGCTTGGAATCTTGCCGGCCACGAAGGCACCCGCGATGTGGTCGAGCTTGTCCGCGAGCGACAGCACCGCGCCGGCTTCGCTGGACGGCAACGCATCACTCGCCCCACGCGGCCGATAGTGCTCCGCAATCGCGACCGCGACCGCTTCGGGTTCGCCCGCCCGGCGCGCGTAGTGCCCGCCCATCACGCCCTCGAGGCTTGCGTACTCCTTGCCGCTGCCGATCATCTCGCCCAGCAGGTCGGTCTTGCACAGCAGTGCCGCGCGCTGAACGGTGGCGGTGGTCGCGGGCGCCAGGCGTGCCGCGAGCCACGTGGCGAGTTCGTCGAGGCGCGCGGCCTTCTCGCGCAACGTGCCGAGGCCTTCCATCCACACCACCGAGTCGAGCGCCGAGACGCGCTCGGCGGGCGCGTGCTTCAAGTCGGTGTCCCAGTAGAAACGCGCGTCCTCGAGCCGCGCGACGAGCACGTCCTGATTGCCCTTGCGCACGAACTCGAGCCCGCGCTCGTCACCGTTTCGCACCGCCAGGAACAGTGGCATCAGCGCACCGTTCGCGTCTTCGACCGAGAAGAAGCGCTGGTGCTCGCGCAGTGCGGTGATGATCACCTCGCGCGGCAGATCGAGATAGCGTGCGTCGAAGTGGCCGGCGAATACGGTCGCGCGCTCGACCTGGAAGTTGTTGATCTCGATCAGCTCGGGATCGACGACCACACGGCCGCGTTCGGCGCTCGCCACCGAATCGATCGCGGCGCCGAGACGAGCGGATCGCGCCGCGTGATCGACGATCACGTGCACGGATTCCAGCGACTTCGAATACGCATTCGCATCGATCACCTCGAGTGCCGCGGGCGCCAGAAATCGATGCCCGTAGGTGATGCGACCGGCGACGAGTTGGAACGCCTGCACCGGCACAACGTCCGCGCCGAGCAGGCACAACAGCCAGCGCACCGGACGCGCGAAACGTGTGTCGTCGTCGAGCCACCGCATGCTCTTCGGGAACTGGATGCGGGTGGCAAGCGTCGCGAGTGCCGCCGGCAGGACTTCGATCGCGTGCTGACCGATGCGATGCACGGTCACTGCGACGTATTCGCCCTTCGGAGTCTCCACGCGACGCACCTGCGACACGTCGACGCCGCGACCGGTGCAGAATCCGAGCAGCGCCTTGGTCGGCTTGCCCTCGGCATCGAAAGCGGCTTTGACCGCGGGGCCCATCAGCTCTTCGTCGAGGTCCGGCTGGCGATCCGCGATCGCTCGCACCGAGAGCACCAGTCGGCGGGGCGTGCCCCAGGTCTCGATCGCGCCGTGCGTGAGTCGCAGTTCGCGAAGCATGGCGTGCGCCGCGACCTCGATCTGCTCGAGAGCCGGCGGCACGTAGCCGGCCGGGATTTCCTCGACGCCGATCTCGAACAACAGGTCGCGAATCACGCGCCACCCCCCGTCGAGTCGGCCGCGGCGCCGCTCTTCGGCGCATCCGCCTTCGCGCCCTTCCTGCCGCCCTTCGCGCGCTCCTGCTGCTCGCGATAGACCGTCAGCCAGCGCTCGCGCTCGGACGCGTCGACAATCAGCGGATAGCCGAGCTCGGCACGCAGATGGTGGTACGCGAGGGCCGCGAGGCGCGCGATCTTCCGCACGCGCCCGATGTAGCCGACGCGTTCGCTCACCGAGATCGCGCCGCGCGCATCGAGCAGATTGAAGAGATGCGAGCACTTGATCACCGCGTCGTAGCCGGGCGCCACCAGCTTGAGGTCCAGCAGTCGCGTGGCTTCGCGCTCCCAGATCTTGAACATCGCGAACAGGTCATCGACCGGCGCCTGATCGAAGTTGTAGTGCGACCACTCCCATTCGTTGCGCACCCACAGGTCGCCCCACGTCACCGCCGGAGCGATCACCGCTCCGCCGGCATCGCGGCGCTCCGGCGCCCACGCCAGATCCTGAACGCGGTCCTTCTGCTGCAGCATCATGCCGATGCGATCGAGTCCGTAGGTCAGCTCAGCCGAGATGAGCGGCAACTCGAGTCCACCGCACTGCTGGAAGTAGGTGAACTGAGAGATCTCGGTGCCGTCCATCAGCACCTGCCAGCCCAGCCCCGCAGCACCCAGCGTCGGCGACTCCCAGTCGTCCTCGACCAGTCGCAGGTCGTGCTCGCGCGGCTCGAAGCCGATCGCTCGCAGCGACTCGAAATAGAGCTCGACCACGTCGCCGGGCGAGGGCTTGAGCAGCACCTGGTACTGGAAGAACTGCTGGAAACGGTTGGGGTTCTCACCGTAGCGGCCGTCTTTGGGGCGTCGCGAGGGCTCGACGAATGCCACCCGCCACGGCTCGGGCCCGAGCGAGCGAAGGAACGTGGCCGGGTTGAACGTGCCGGCGCCGACCTCGGACGGATACGGATGCTGGATCACGCAGCCGCGCTCGGCCCAGAACGTCTCGAGCGCGAGCATCATGGCCTGCAGGCTTCGTTTGGGGTCGAGCAAGGACATCGGGAGCGGCTCTCGGGGTCGATCGGACGGTTCCGGGTTCTCGAAGCCGCGCATGCTATCATGGACGAAAAAGCTCTTGCCTTCCGCCGCGCGCCGCGTTTTACTTAACCACATGGTTAACTATCAGCCGGCTTCACTCGACGCCGCGTTCGCCGCCCTCGCCGACCCCACCCGTCGCGCGATCCTCGAACGTCTGGCCCGTTCCGCCGCGACCGTGAGCGAACTCGCGGATCCGTTCGACATGTCGCTCCCCGCGGTCTCCAAGCACCTGCGGGTGCTTGAGAACGCGGGTCTGCTCGCCCGCCGCATCGAGGGGCGCACGCATCGCATCGTGCTCTCGACGGCGCCACTCGATGAAGTCACGCGATGGCTCGAGCAGCATCGCCGCTTCTGGGAATCCCGCCTCGACGCTCTCGAGAAGTTCCTCGCGGAGACGCGTCCGAAACAGGAGAAATCATGGCCACTCAACCCACCACCATCACCCTCCGAATCGAGCGCACGCTCGCGGCGGCACCCGAGCGGGTCTTCGACGCGTGGACGCAAACCGAAGCGCTCGCGCGCTGGTTCGCGCCGGCGAAAGAATTCACCACCGTCGTGACACAGCTGGATGCGCGGCCGGGGGGGCACTTTCGCTGGGAGATGCACTCGCCGGACGGCAAGGTCTTCGCTCCGACCGGCGTGTTCCAGGAAGTCACCCGCCCCACCAGGCTCGTGATGACCTGGCACTGGGAGCATCAGCCCGCCGATCTCGTGACGCTGCTCACGATCGAGCTGTTCCCGGATCGTGCGGGCACCCGGCTGGTGCTGACGCACGAGCGCTTCAACACCGAGGCGGAGCGCGAGGAGCACAACAAGGGCTGGACCGGATGCCTCGCCCAGCTCGAAGCCGCGATGGCGATTCGCTAGTTCACACCACACACCGGCGCTTCCCGCGCCTGACTCACTCGAAGGGAGCACGACATGTCGATGTCCGATGCGCTGTATTCGGAACTTGAACAGGAAGCCGCGACCACCCGCCGCATGCTCGAACGCGTGCCGGGCGACCAGCTCGGCTGGCGGCCGCATCCCCGGTCACGCACGCTGGGCCAGCTCGCAATGCATGTCGCGGGCGTTCCCGGAGCGCTCGCCGAGCTTTCGCATCTCGACACCTTTCAGTTCGAAAACGGTCCGCCCGAGGTGGATCCCGGAAACGTGAAGGAGATCCTCGATGCCTTCGACACCAGCATGGCGCGCGCGAAGGAACACCTGGGCCGCATGGACGATCGCAAGATCATGGAAACCTGGACGGGTACGCTGGGCGGCAAGCCCGTCTTCGCGGTGCCGCGCATCGGACTGTTGCGCGCGATCATGCTGAATCACACCTACCACCATCGCGGACAGCTGTCCGTCTATCTGCGCGAACTGAACGTGCCGGTGCCGTCGATCTATGGTCCGTCGGCCGACGAGAATCCGTTCGCCATGGCCACCGAGGCGATGAGGGCCTGACCGTCGCTCGCCCCGCATGCGGCTCGGCCGATCGGTCGAGCCGCTTCGCTACTGCTCTTCCCCGCTTCGCAGCGACTTCAGCATTTCCAGCGAACGCAGTCCCTGAAAGCGCTGGAAGTGATGACGGTAGAACGCCTCGACTGCCTTCAGAAGTTCGCCCGCTCGCTGTACCTCGGCGAACTGGCCGGCCTCCTCGACGGGCCGCGTGAGCAGCAGCGACAGCCCGGCCAGTGCATCGGCCGACAGCAGGATCGAGCCGGCCTCGAGTGCCGCGCAGCGGTCGCACAACATGCCTCCTCGCACCGGCGAGAACACGCGGCGCGGCGAGATCGGCTGGCCGCACGAGGCGCAGCGGTCCAACCGCGGGCGATAGCCGAGCAGGCTCGCGACCTGGAGCTGATAGGCGAGCGTCACCGCCGCCAGCGCGCCGATCGGTGCACGCTCGAGCTGGCCGAGTGTCGCGCGCAGCAGGTCGTAGAGTTCGGCGTGCGGCTCCTCTCCCCACACCAGCCGATCGATCAGTTCGAGCGCGGCTTCGGCATGCGCGAGCCGTTCGAGACTTCCGATCGAACTTCCCATCGCTTCGATGGTTTCGGCCTGCGAGACGAGCTGCAGGTCGCGATCCGGCTTGTAATAGAGGACGAAGCGCGAGAACGACAGAGGCTCAAGCGCGAATCCGAACCGACTCGGCGCCTTGCGAGCACCCTTGGCGACCAGCTTGATGAGGCCCAGGTCGCGGGTGTAGACGACCACGATGCGGCTCGTGTCGCCGAGCGCGAAGGCGCGAATCACAACGCCCTCGGTCCGCGTGAGCGCCATGCCTCTACTCGAGTCGGTCGGAGTGGGCCGCCGGCGGCTGAACGATGCCGCCCGAGACGATCACCTTGAGTCCGTCCTCGATCGTCCAGTTCACATAGACGAGCGACGGCCGCGGCACGTAGTGGACGAACCCCGAGGCCGGATTCGGCGTGTGCGGAACGAACACCACTTCGATGTCCTCGCCGAGCTTCTCGCGCACATCGCTGGCGGCGCGGCCGGTCACGAAGCCGACACGCCACATGCCGTCATGAGGCCACGGGATCAGCACGACCTGCTTGAACGCCTGCCCTTCGCGCTTGGTGAGAAACGCCTCGCCGAGCGACTTGGTCGAGCCATAGACGATGCCGACGCCGGGAATGCGCAGCAGCAGCCGATCCCACACCCGGCCGAGCGAGGCGCTGCCGAGTCGTGAGGTGACCCAGCCGACCAGCACCAGCAGCACCAGCGTGGCCAGCAGCCCGATACCTGGAATGCGCTGGTAGTCCATCGCTGCGAAGCGCAGGTAGCGCCCGAGCAGGTTGTCCACCCAGTTGACGAGGCGGAACAAGATCCACAGCGTGATCACGGTCGGCGCCAGCACCAGCAGCCCGGTCAGCAGCTGGTTGCGAATGCGCGCGATCAGGCTCGGCTTGCCATTCGAGTGGTCGACGGAGTCAGGCATCGGGCCGCGGAATGTAACGCGGACTCGGGGCACACGTCACGCGGCAGGATCACTCGATGCGGGCGATCTTCCGGACCACGGACTCGCGCTCGCCTCGAATCGTCGCGAAGTAGAGCCCGGCCGGGACTCGGCGCCCCTCGGCGTCGCGTCCGTCCCAGACCATCCGGCCCGGACCGGCCTCGACCCGCCGATCCGCGAGCGCGACGCGGGTGAGATCCCGCCCGCGCGGATCCACGCCGACCGCCGCCTCTCCGCCCGCGAACGAGAGCCGGTACTCGCCGGTACCGATGCCGCTCCCGTCCTCGACGAGCAGCGTGTACGTCCCCTCGAGCGGCGCGTTGAAGTTCACATGATCGGCCGTCGAACTCTGCATCGCGGGTCCGCCCGTGGGTGGATAGATGCTCATGCGAGTGTCGAGCGAGCCTGACTGAGTCACCGCGTCGATCGTGAACGCCTGGTCGGGGCTCGCGTGGAAGAAGCAAGCGTCCGTTTCGGTCGCGGACACGATCGAGCCCGCGTAGATCGTTCCGTCGCCGATCGGACCACCGGTATCACCGGGCCCCATGACCGGACCCGCGGTGAGATTCGTGCACGAGATCGCGAAGGTCGGGTCGCCCGACACTCGGCCATGCTCGAGCACCAGCAGGTACTGACCCGACTGCAGGAGTCGCGCTTCCAGTCGCTGGCCCACCGCGGAGGGACCGTCGGTCGGGCCGTAGAGCGTCATGAACCCGAACGTCAGCGAGTTCGAGAACGGCACTTGATTGAACAGCAGACGCTGTCCGGCCTGGCCGGTGAACGAGTACACGTACTCGATT includes these proteins:
- a CDS encoding aminotransferase class I/II-fold pyridoxal phosphate-dependent enzyme gives rise to the protein MSPDARTASAAGDVTDASLSKLARGLIGSEVLRIAAEVRALVASGTPVCNLTVGDFDPREFPLPKALLEGIPRALAAGHSNYPPSNGVLELRQSVARFFKRELGLDYPIESVVIAGGARPLIYASYLALLDRGDAVAFPVPSWNNNHYAYLAGARPLPLEVTREHAFHPTPEQVASVIGDVQLISLSTPLNPTGTTMDPEVLRAISKIVVDENARRSARGERLVFLLFDQVYWLLAFENGRATAPPVLLPEVMPYTVLIDAASKSFAATGLRVGWALAAPAVAARLSDLLGHIGAWAPKAEQIAIAQFLDDAPACAAFRAEMHERLRARLSALHRGLSQLQKRGFPIESVEPEGTLYLSMRLDLFGRTVAGREIRTNEDLRRLLLEEAGLAVVPFQAFALRRENGWMRLSVGAVSVEAIEAGMKRLASLLEGVV
- a CDS encoding glycine--tRNA ligase subunit beta, encoding MIRDLLFEIGVEEIPAGYVPPALEQIEVAAHAMLRELRLTHGAIETWGTPRRLVLSVRAIADRQPDLDEELMGPAVKAAFDAEGKPTKALLGFCTGRGVDVSQVRRVETPKGEYVAVTVHRIGQHAIEVLPAALATLATRIQFPKSMRWLDDDTRFARPVRWLLCLLGADVVPVQAFQLVAGRITYGHRFLAPAALEVIDANAYSKSLESVHVIVDHAARSARLGAAIDSVASAERGRVVVDPELIEINNFQVERATVFAGHFDARYLDLPREVIITALREHQRFFSVEDANGALMPLFLAVRNGDERGLEFVRKGNQDVLVARLEDARFYWDTDLKHAPAERVSALDSVVWMEGLGTLREKAARLDELATWLAARLAPATTATVQRAALLCKTDLLGEMIGSGKEYASLEGVMGGHYARRAGEPEAVAVAIAEHYRPRGASDALPSSEAGAVLSLADKLDHIAGAFVAGKIPSGSEDPYGVRRAANGALRLLIERGWNLDLRAATMEMTRVLFAADPELAQAEIVKKLGEFWRGRVDAALEERGIAYDTREAALEAQIVMEGAPRPRPGWVDPSDCLTRARTLAAFRSDPRFEPLVVLFKRVANILTKSTETLPPSLDAARLTEPAERELLAALERARKVTAPLWEKRGYDLILPELLGLETAIHGFFDAVMVNAEDAGLRLNRLRLLSEVRDLFLRGWDLSRIVVEGERSA
- a CDS encoding glycine--tRNA ligase subunit alpha, which translates into the protein MSLLDPKRSLQAMMLALETFWAERGCVIQHPYPSEVGAGTFNPATFLRSLGPEPWRVAFVEPSRRPKDGRYGENPNRFQQFFQYQVLLKPSPGDVVELYFESLRAIGFEPREHDLRLVEDDWESPTLGAAGLGWQVLMDGTEISQFTYFQQCGGLELPLISAELTYGLDRIGMMLQQKDRVQDLAWAPERRDAGGAVIAPAVTWGDLWVRNEWEWSHYNFDQAPVDDLFAMFKIWEREATRLLDLKLVAPGYDAVIKCSHLFNLLDARGAISVSERVGYIGRVRKIARLAALAYHHLRAELGYPLIVDASERERWLTVYREQQERAKGGRKGAKADAPKSGAAADSTGGGA
- a CDS encoding winged helix-turn-helix transcriptional regulator, encoding MVNYQPASLDAAFAALADPTRRAILERLARSAATVSELADPFDMSLPAVSKHLRVLENAGLLARRIEGRTHRIVLSTAPLDEVTRWLEQHRRFWESRLDALEKFLAETRPKQEKSWPLNPPPSPSESSARSRRHPSGSSTRGRKPKRSRAGSRRRKNSPPS
- a CDS encoding DinB family protein → MSMSDALYSELEQEAATTRRMLERVPGDQLGWRPHPRSRTLGQLAMHVAGVPGALAELSHLDTFQFENGPPEVDPGNVKEILDAFDTSMARAKEHLGRMDDRKIMETWTGTLGGKPVFAVPRIGLLRAIMLNHTYHHRGQLSVYLRELNVPVPSIYGPSADENPFAMATEAMRA
- the recO gene encoding DNA repair protein RecO, translated to MALTRTEGVVIRAFALGDTSRIVVVYTRDLGLIKLVAKGARKAPSRFGFALEPLSFSRFVLYYKPDRDLQLVSQAETIEAMGSSIGSLERLAHAEAALELIDRLVWGEEPHAELYDLLRATLGQLERAPIGALAAVTLAYQLQVASLLGYRPRLDRCASCGQPISPRRVFSPVRGGMLCDRCAALEAGSILLSADALAGLSLLLTRPVEEAGQFAEVQRAGELLKAVEAFYRHHFQRFQGLRSLEMLKSLRSGEEQ
- a CDS encoding DUF502 domain-containing protein, with amino-acid sequence MPDSVDHSNGKPSLIARIRNQLLTGLLVLAPTVITLWILFRLVNWVDNLLGRYLRFAAMDYQRIPGIGLLATLVLLVLVGWVTSRLGSASLGRVWDRLLLRIPGVGIVYGSTKSLGEAFLTKREGQAFKQVVLIPWPHDGMWRVGFVTGRAASDVREKLGEDIEVVFVPHTPNPASGFVHYVPRPSLVYVNWTIEDGLKVIVSGGIVQPPAAHSDRLE